The genomic interval CCTACCTGACTGATAACTTTATTTGCCAAATCAAGGACTGTAAATTCATTTGGATTACCTAAATTCACAGGTCCAATAACGATATCGTTTTTCATCATTTTTATTAAGCCTTCAATTAGGTCATCTATATAACAAAAGGACCTGGTTTGTGTTCCATCGCCATAGACTGTTATGTCGTCATTGTTTAGGGCTTGAACAATAAAATTGCTGACAACCCTGCCGTCATCTGGCCTCATATAGGGTCCGTATGTATTAAATATCCTTACTATCCGAATATCGGTACCAAATCGCCTATGGTAATCCATAAACAAAGTCTCGGCAGTTCTTTTTCCCTCATCATAACAGCTCCTGATACCAATGGGATTGACATTCCCCCAATACCTTTCAGTTTGGGGATGCTGGACAGGATCTCCATAAACCTCAGATGTCGATGCTTGAAGAATTCTTGCTTTTGACATTGTAGCCATTTCAAGCATATTAATTGCACCCAATACACTGGTCTTAACAGTCTTTATGGGGTTCCTCTGGTAATAGACCGGGGAAGCAGGACATGCAAGGTTATAGATTTCATCCACATCCAAAGAAATAGGCGTTTCAATATCATGAAATACAAAATTGAAGTTTTCCTGTCCCAATAGATCATTTATGTTGGATTTTCTTCCCGAATACAGGTTGTCCATGCATATTACTTCATTTCCCAGCTGAAGCAACCTGCGGCACAAATGGCTGCCGATAAACCCTGCTCCTCCGGTTACCAATATTCTTTTCATATCTTTGCTTCCTCCCCACAGAATAATATTTAAATCCTATACTCTCCAATAAGTCTCTATCATATTGATTTCGCCCATCAATTATGATTTTATCCCTTAATTCGTTCTTGACTACTCCAAAATCAGGTTCTTTAAACTCACTCCATTCTGTAAGCAATATAAGTGCACTTGCCCCATTCAACGCATCGTACTGATTTTTACAATAGTTAATGCTCTCCCCAAAGATGCTCCTTGCTTCATCAATAGCCTTGGGATCATATACGTTAACTATGGCATTACGCTGCAGCAAAGCATTAATCACATTTATTGCCGGAGATTCCCTCATATCATTTGTACCCGGCTTAAATGAAAGCCCCCATACCGCAAACACAAGCCCCTCGGTATCATCATAAATATTATCAATAATCTCCACCACTTTT from Pseudobacteroides sp. carries:
- a CDS encoding UDP-glucuronic acid decarboxylase family protein, whose product is MKRILVTGGAGFIGSHLCRRLLQLGNEVICMDNLYSGRKSNINDLLGQENFNFVFHDIETPISLDVDEIYNLACPASPVYYQRNPIKTVKTSVLGAINMLEMATMSKARILQASTSEVYGDPVQHPQTERYWGNVNPIGIRSCYDEGKRTAETLFMDYHRRFGTDIRIVRIFNTYGPYMRPDDGRVVSNFIVQALNNDDITVYGDGTQTRSFCYIDDLIEGLIKMMKNDIVIGPVNLGNPNEFTVLDLANKVISQVGSKSQIVYKPLPQDDPKQRKADIYIAKEQLNWAPKIQIEEGVVSTINYFIGIMGAL